aaattaaaatattaaaaaatcaaatgctttaataaatttacaaaaaatataaatttaatatttgctCTTTCGGACATATtaattttggtccgtccactGCAATTAGTACCCTTTTTATTTGCGAAAATTTGTTCACACTTTTGATTTATTGGTATAAattaagtttgtgattttgattttaggaATTTTATAGTAGATTTTATTGTAATTCTTTACaatcccaaatttaatttcatttaattcttcatttttaaaactctataGTCAtatcttaataaaaaaaaatataatcatatgttattaactcatttattatttactatttttaaaattaaaaaattgagttattaTCACCATAATATTCAACTTCAAAGTCatacatattataaaattaaaatagttactTATTTTATAGCACAATTAAGAAAACAAGTCATATTATGTAAAACtaacaatattataatcacaaagtaaaaaataaaatacaaaatacggagtatattctatataaaaattaaaatacaaactaACTAATGGTatataaaaagtataaaaaatagaaagaaaatcaaaCTTATACAAAGCAAAACACGAATATAAttaagatataaaaataatataggagtaataaaatatactagcttcctaatactactacttaagaaaatataaaaatcttctaatatttgtaaaaataatgtcTAATCTAATgcattaataaaaacgaaatatTACAATTTAGCTAAAATCAATACGgatatatatctaatttaatttggcATGTATAATCCAATTAGGGTATATTAGTCCATATTTGAATTAATCTTATGTCAAAGAGACATAGGGGcattatggcttggagacattaggccatccgcaacgctatctcttatccgtctcttaaccgtctcatctcttcactatccacgggccccactgtacttttcagctcatctcttaactaagagacagcacctgcaaccctccatctcttaaccatctcttaactattaattcaatttcattttttatttttaattccaacaaattcaattaataaaaaacacacttcattataaataaaataaaattacaatttaaaatactaaaaaaaataaaaaagacataattaaaaaactagaaattacaaattgcacacttaaactcaaataaaaaaaaatggaggcaaagaagcagaagaaggagttctctagtgacgatcatctaaTGGTTGCCAAATTTTNNNNNNNNNNNNNNNNNNNNNNNNNNNNNNNNNNNNNNNNNNNNNNNNNNNNNNNNNNNNNNNNNNNNNNNNNNNNNNNNNNNNNNNNNNNNNNNNNNNNtaaaggaatgattttatagaagtgattggagaggaaagaaagagagatgagagcatgaatgtgtgtttgtgtgtaaaatggagaatggagaagagtatatatagaatatataaaataaaaaaaattattaaaaatattaccgttcaacggtaatattaccgttttttattttaaatttttttttgaaaaatctgatttttttttaaaaaaaattgaattatgacgtcataaatccgacgcccactccgcgagtgggcgtcacgccagcagcccgcgcgcgccacgtggcgccGGGCGCGTGTCTCGCGAGCTTCGAGGCTTGCCTCGCCGGGACGCGCGTCGGGCGTCGAGACATCTCGTCTCATCAAGACGAGACGCAGAGCCGCAACGCCGTCTCGATgccgtctcgtctcgtcgagacgagatcGAGTCCGCAACGAGgcagcgttgcggatgctcttatgtctctaaatcactatcTAAAAATACctatatttactaaaatatcatttatgaCCAGCCACATGGTCACTTAgtattaccttttttttttttttttttattccaataaCACCCACGCCAATTCCAACAATATTGTCTACGTCAAaccataaaaaatttattttcaaaaaacacTTCCTAAAAAGAACCAAAATTACTATACACCCATATTCAGTCATTGTAATCGAGGTTCATGTTTGCACTTTGCAGAAACAGAAATTCTTTTCATGTCTTTTTCttacaaaaaacaaacacCTTCTTTCAAATAGTAGTgtatcttttctctttcttggACACTATACCAAATTACCAATCAATCAACCAacaccctctctctctctctaaaagcTTTGACTGACTacatgattgaagaaaatAGATGAAAACACCATAATCATCAGGTTGAAAATGGAGATGCAGGGAGCAGAAGAAGAACTGGAGAGGAGAAGCAAATTCTTGAACAGTTTGATACAGAAGAAAAAGAATGCAGCTGAGCAGGAACAGAATCATGATCGCATGAATGTGCGTGTGAGAGCCTCGGATATGCCTCTGCCTCTGCAAAATCACGCTTTTAAAACTGCTAGAGACATTATTGATTCCATGGCTTCTCTCAAGCTCGACAGTAAACGCCTCGCTCTTTCCCTCAAAAAGgtcccttttctttttctttttttatcagTTTCTTGCTCACTTGCAattactgtttttttttaacttatctTGTTTTTGTAACATTTTCCCATAtaaaaagattgaatttttagcAAAGGGTTCATCTGTTTTTGTGAAATGCGGAATGGTTTCATGGGCTTGTGAAGGCTCTTTAATTCGTTTTATATCTACTATTGGCGCATGATAATGTGTAGTGTTGCTTCATTGATTGCTGAAAGAACTAACCATTTTTTTCTGTTCACCATTCGTTTAGCTAGTTACTAGTAAATGAATAGTAaagtatggtgttattttgtgGATGTTGGTTGTGCAGAGTTCTAGGAAAAGCTTTGAAAAGTTGAAACATTACCTCAGTTGCAGTAAAAGTTCATTTTTTTGAGAAGGTGCACTAAAAAATGCTTTCTTTGACTCCTCTTTTTTATCCACAGAAGACCAGCTTTCTTGAAAGCAGCGTGTGCAAGCTTTTACTTTTACTTAGTTCAAAGTTGAATGATACTAGTAAAAACTTAGAAGTGTGTAGTAGATGGTAATGCTATTTGAGATGTGTATGATGAATTACTATCAGCTCACAATTCAGCAAAAAGTTTGACAATGATCATTGCTTCCTACAGTAATCTACCTTTTAAGTTTTCAGCAGTGATATTGGAAGAAACTTGATTTGGAGAAATCACGTTACatgaagaatatatatttctttCGCACCATTTCTTGCATAAGCTACTTGTTGTTTGATTCATGTGTGTTGTGATTATTAGTACAAGCTTTGTCCGGGGATCATGATAAATGAAGATATTAGGATCATTTATGGTATTTGCAGGAGTTC
The genomic region above belongs to Salvia hispanica cultivar TCC Black 2014 chromosome 3, UniMelb_Shisp_WGS_1.0, whole genome shotgun sequence and contains:
- the LOC125211242 gene encoding dynein light chain 1, cytoplasmic-like — encoded protein: MEMQGAEEELERRSKFLNSLIQKKKNAAEQEQNHDRMNVRVRASDMPLPLQNHAFKTARDIIDSMASLKLDSKRLALSLKKEFDSTYGPAWHCIVGTSFGSYVTHSLGGFLYFSIDKVYVLLFKTAVDPLEQ